From a region of the Zingiber officinale cultivar Zhangliang chromosome 4B, Zo_v1.1, whole genome shotgun sequence genome:
- the LOC121977484 gene encoding vacuolar iron transporter homolog 2-like: MSSSCHHCGQVHASSSPDYPKQLDDSVHVISIQPEQQSHEPVPPPEPTVDYLARAQWLRAAVLGANDGLVSVASLMVGVGAVNSTAKAMLVSGLAGLVAGACSMAIGEFVSVYAQYDIEVAELERLGRGLGKGIVAKEEDVNKKTSRLPNPWLAAGASALAFSMGALLPLLGGGFIKAWGVRVAAVCAVSSLALPGFGAAGAVLGGANVRRSAVRVLIGGWLAMLLTYAVLRLFALVFDMNLLPTG, from the coding sequence ATGTCTTCTTCCTGCCATCATTGTGGCCAGGTCCATGCCTCCTCTTCGCCCGACTATCCAAAACAATTAGATGACAGCGTCCATGTCATTTCCATCCAACCGGAACAACAAAGCCACGAGCCGGTTCCACCACCCGAGCCTACCGTCGACTACCTGGCCAGGGCGCAGTGGCTCCGCGCCGCGGTGCTCGGAGCCAACGACGGCCTCGTCTCGGTCGCATCGCTCATGGTTGGCGTCGGCGCAGTCAACTCGACCGCAAAAGCCATGCTGGTGTCGGGCCTGGCCGGCCTCGTGGCTGGCGCCTGCAGCATGGCCATCGGTGAGTTCGTGTCGGTCTACGCTCAGTACGACATCGAAGTGGCGGAGCTGGAGCGGCTCGGCCGTGGACTTGGAAAAGGCATCGTCGCCAAGGAAGAAGACGTAAATAAAAAGACTAGTCGTCTTCCCAATCCGTGGCTCGCGGCGGGGGCGTCGGCTCTGGCGTTCTCGATGGGAGCGCTCCTGCCGCTGTTGGGCGGAGGATTTATCAAGGCGTGGGGCGTGAGGGTGGCGGCGGTCTGTGCGGTCAGCAGCCTGGCTCTGCCCGGATTCGGTGCGGCCGGGGCGGTGCTGGGCGGTGCCAACGTGCGTAGGTCCGCTGTCAGGGTGCTGATAGGAGGCTGGTTGGCCATGTTGCTCACTTACGCCGTGCTCAGACTCTTCGCCCTTGTTTTTGATATGAACCTACTGCCCACCGGTTAA